A window of Vibrio ishigakensis contains these coding sequences:
- a CDS encoding HD-GYP domain-containing protein, translating into MKHELDKPLLLVADDTPENIDVLAGVLKDDYQIRVATNGTITLKLAQLNPKPDLILLDIMMPDIDGYEVCRLLKQKEDTKHIPVIFVTARITAEDEVRGFELGAVDYITKPIVPAVAKRRIQTQVRLSNQQRELYRQVQEQTKEINQSKLELLERLGRAAEYKDNETGLHVKRMAHYAYHLGLACGLTEQTADILREATPMHDLGKIGIPDGILLKKGKLDEEEWAVMRSHVEIGVEILGDCSGSELMQMAKTVAQTHHEKWDGSGYPSGIAGEAIPLVGRICAIADVFDALTSERPYKKAWSVEEAFDYLKDQKGRHFDPALVDLFIGLEKEILAVMKTYREPETTNHGSLVH; encoded by the coding sequence ATGAAGCATGAACTCGATAAACCGTTACTCTTGGTCGCCGACGATACACCGGAAAATATTGATGTGTTGGCTGGGGTATTGAAGGACGATTATCAGATACGCGTTGCCACAAATGGCACCATAACCCTTAAGCTTGCTCAGCTAAATCCAAAGCCTGACCTTATCTTGCTCGATATCATGATGCCGGATATAGACGGTTATGAGGTGTGTCGACTTCTAAAGCAGAAAGAAGATACTAAGCATATTCCCGTCATCTTTGTGACCGCTAGAATCACCGCCGAGGACGAGGTCCGTGGTTTTGAGTTAGGCGCTGTAGATTACATCACCAAACCCATAGTGCCAGCAGTGGCGAAACGTCGCATCCAGACCCAGGTAAGGCTCAGTAATCAACAGCGTGAGCTGTATCGTCAGGTTCAAGAGCAAACCAAAGAGATCAACCAAAGCAAGCTTGAGCTTCTAGAGCGCTTGGGACGCGCTGCAGAATATAAGGACAACGAGACCGGGCTGCATGTTAAACGCATGGCGCACTATGCCTACCACCTAGGCCTTGCCTGTGGCCTTACCGAGCAAACTGCCGATATTTTGCGTGAGGCAACTCCAATGCATGACCTCGGCAAGATAGGTATTCCTGATGGCATCTTGTTAAAGAAGGGGAAACTGGATGAGGAAGAGTGGGCAGTCATGCGCAGCCACGTGGAGATCGGCGTTGAAATCTTAGGTGATTGCAGCGGTTCGGAGCTGATGCAGATGGCGAAGACGGTGGCTCAAACTCACCATGAAAAGTGGGATGGCAGTGGCTATCCAAGCGGCATTGCTGGAGAGGCTATTCCGTTAGTAGGGCGCATCTGTGCCATCGCGGATGTTTTTGACGCACTAACCTCAGAGAGACCCTATAAGAAGGCTTGGAGTGTCGAGGAGGCGTTTGATTATCTAAAAGATCAGAAGGGTAGGCACTTTGACCCAGCGCTGGTGGATCTCTTCATAGGATTAGAGAAAGAAATCTTGGCTGTGATGAAAACCTATCGAGAGCCAGAGACCACTAATCATGGTTCTCTAGTGCATTAA
- the tig gene encoding trigger factor, protein MQATVETLEGLERRLTITVPAANIEDAVTAELRNIAKNRRFDGFRKGKVPLKMVAQMYGKAVRNDVMGEVMQRHYIEAIVKEKINPAGAPTFAPVETAEGQDLVFTATLEVFPEIELQGLDKVTVEKPVVEVKDADVDNMIETLRKQQATWTEVEAAAEEGMRATIDFTGSIDGEEFEGGKAENFPLELGQGRMIPGFEDGITGKTAGMEFEIDVTFPEDYHAENLKGKAAKFLIKVNKVESRELPELTDEFVSKFGVAEGGIDALKAEVRKNMERELKQAVKARIKEQAIDGLAKENDITVPAALIEQEIGVLRQQAAQRFGGNVEAADQLPRELFEEQAKKRVVVGLLLGEVIKSEELKADDEKVKALISEMATAYEDPSEVIAYYESNEEMMNNMRNVALEEQAVDAIIAKAQVTEKEESFDAIMNQQPA, encoded by the coding sequence ATGCAAGCTACTGTTGAAACTCTAGAGGGTCTAGAGCGCCGTCTAACTATCACTGTTCCTGCTGCTAACATCGAAGATGCAGTTACAGCTGAACTACGTAACATCGCTAAAAACCGTCGTTTTGATGGTTTCCGTAAAGGTAAAGTGCCACTGAAGATGGTTGCACAAATGTACGGTAAAGCTGTTCGTAACGACGTTATGGGTGAAGTGATGCAACGCCACTACATCGAAGCTATCGTTAAAGAAAAAATCAACCCAGCTGGCGCTCCAACTTTCGCACCAGTTGAGACTGCAGAAGGTCAAGACCTAGTATTCACTGCAACTCTAGAAGTATTCCCAGAGATCGAACTTCAAGGTCTAGACAAAGTAACTGTTGAGAAGCCAGTAGTTGAAGTTAAAGACGCTGACGTAGACAACATGATCGAAACTCTACGTAAGCAACAAGCTACTTGGACTGAAGTTGAAGCTGCAGCTGAAGAAGGCATGCGCGCAACTATCGATTTCACTGGTTCTATCGACGGTGAAGAGTTCGAAGGCGGTAAAGCTGAGAACTTCCCACTAGAACTAGGTCAAGGTCGCATGATCCCTGGTTTTGAAGACGGCATAACTGGCAAGACTGCTGGTATGGAATTCGAAATCGACGTGACTTTCCCAGAAGATTACCACGCTGAGAACCTAAAAGGTAAAGCAGCTAAGTTCCTAATCAAAGTGAACAAAGTTGAATCTCGTGAACTTCCAGAACTGACTGACGAATTCGTTTCTAAGTTCGGTGTTGCTGAAGGCGGTATCGACGCGCTTAAAGCTGAAGTTCGTAAGAACATGGAGCGTGAGCTTAAGCAAGCTGTTAAAGCTCGCATCAAAGAGCAAGCTATCGACGGTCTAGCTAAAGAAAACGACATCACTGTTCCTGCTGCTCTAATCGAGCAAGAGATCGGTGTTCTACGTCAACAAGCTGCACAACGTTTCGGTGGCAACGTTGAAGCTGCTGACCAGCTTCCACGTGAGCTGTTTGAAGAGCAAGCTAAGAAGCGCGTAGTAGTAGGTCTTCTTCTAGGTGAAGTGATCAAGTCTGAAGAACTAAAAGCTGACGACGAAAAAGTTAAAGCTCTTATCTCAGAAATGGCGACTGCATACGAAGACCCATCTGAAGTAATCGCATACTACGAAAGCAACGAAGAGATGATGAACAACATGCGCAACGTAGCTCTAGAAGAGCAAGCTGTTGACGCTATCATCGCTAAAGCACAAGTGACTGAGAAAGAAGAGTCATTTGATGCAATTATGAACCAACAACCAGCTTAA
- a CDS encoding GGDEF domain-containing protein → MQITSKTETTMILLAMIASLALGVYFIESYHVQRQKQLDTITQYQAEQKAAEVASLLTLEVKKKSYSAYTLSNIIASEPLISQEHLTFIISGLIQHDKHLLGVAIAPQDTVNFVYPKVVFESGYTQDILQDISTLSDHIEEMKNNLDLLATAAVYQSDEYPDYYVVRSPIYSGTVGNRTYLGHVTLLVDLEQMLQDSHFNDRQFLVAAVNEAKPSQRVGNLKAIDSAMIKTDINASNVDWQVFIAPDPNSNLPRWPLFNSVRLVGYVLLAMVFCGFAIILRLYFKARQRSMQDELTSLPNRRYFVYTLKNLVRNAKYTRTQFAVINLDLDGFKRINDEYGHSSGDLLLKQVARVLRGAVRATDVVARVGGDEFLIIASRIAQESEVTKLVEGIQHKVESENYLVRGAMVKTQVSIGFSMYKDKQTTFDNLLSSADINMYKNKALKRKLKGLRQEEKDAVNALENHD, encoded by the coding sequence TTGCAGATCACATCCAAAACAGAGACCACTATGATCTTGCTAGCCATGATTGCTAGTCTCGCTTTGGGTGTCTATTTCATCGAGTCTTATCATGTGCAGCGACAGAAACAGCTGGATACCATCACCCAATATCAAGCGGAGCAAAAAGCCGCTGAAGTGGCCTCGCTTCTTACCCTTGAAGTAAAGAAAAAGAGCTATTCGGCCTATACCCTGAGCAATATCATTGCCAGTGAGCCACTGATAAGCCAAGAGCACCTAACCTTTATTATCTCCGGTCTTATCCAGCACGATAAGCACCTACTTGGTGTGGCGATAGCCCCCCAAGACACGGTCAATTTTGTCTATCCCAAGGTCGTGTTTGAGTCCGGCTATACCCAGGATATTCTGCAGGATATCAGCACCCTCTCTGATCATATTGAAGAGATGAAGAATAATCTCGATCTGCTCGCCACCGCTGCTGTCTATCAAAGTGATGAGTATCCCGACTATTACGTGGTAAGAAGTCCCATTTATTCAGGCACTGTAGGTAATCGCACCTATCTTGGTCACGTCACCCTATTGGTGGATCTGGAGCAGATGCTACAAGACAGCCACTTTAATGATCGTCAGTTCTTGGTGGCCGCCGTGAATGAAGCCAAACCTTCCCAGCGCGTAGGCAACCTCAAGGCGATAGACTCGGCTATGATTAAAACCGACATCAACGCCAGCAATGTAGATTGGCAGGTATTCATCGCACCCGATCCAAACAGTAATCTGCCTAGATGGCCGCTGTTTAACTCAGTGCGTTTGGTGGGATACGTATTGCTTGCCATGGTGTTTTGTGGTTTTGCCATCATACTTCGTCTTTACTTCAAGGCTCGTCAGCGATCAATGCAGGATGAGCTGACCTCCTTACCCAATCGCCGCTACTTTGTTTACACCCTAAAAAACTTGGTGCGTAACGCCAAATACACTCGCACTCAGTTTGCCGTTATTAACTTAGATCTGGATGGCTTTAAACGCATTAACGATGAATACGGCCACTCTAGTGGTGATCTGCTTTTGAAGCAGGTTGCTAGAGTGCTACGAGGAGCGGTGCGGGCGACCGATGTAGTGGCGCGCGTTGGTGGAGATGAATTCTTGATCATCGCCTCTCGTATCGCGCAAGAAAGTGAGGTGACTAAGTTGGTTGAAGGCATACAGCACAAGGTAGAAAGTGAGAACTATCTGGTACGCGGTGCCATGGTCAAGACCCAGGTGAGTATTGGCTTTAGCATGTATAAGGACAAGCAGACTACCTTCGATAATCTGCTCTCTTCCGCCGATATCAATATGTATAAGAACAAAGCGTTAAAGCGTAAACTCAAGGGATTGCGCCAAGAAGAAAAAGACGCAGTTAATGCACTAGAGAACCATGATTAG
- a CDS encoding ATP-binding protein — MRPIFSILLLLFSSFCSLSTLANVVLSDDEQAWLNKGHKVKVAVFDDHYPYIFRNTNGEYEGIVKDYLQYIEKVSGIDFIEVPLTSVEQGYTGLKNGDFGVYPMTFDFEGSNLDIQYTEPYLPYHYFIFVNTHQPVDPAEEVVEQTKPTMAVIRDSAIDRYVASKSLPVEVRYYDSDRQALKALDRGEVESFVGEKVSVLRLVQGLNLKNVVALRPTNDLYGLRLQMAVSEESNQLYSIINKSISAMPYDVQNGILQHWFDNDPFKNRLNGFMYFNRVPYTYAADSGVGLEYSIIQSLFEAMGYDLGRMIAANKAVNFKDLLSIDGVDFAAAQTPSASRPRYDAGGELYYSRPYLTQDYRLISRAGEEILSRDNNRQLLKDKKVGAVIGTFDAVASEAAKMFRSRFGQPIDNEYFDLKSALEAIQSGEVDYLLVDYREYNVYLHRSKQAPPLDATHEFITRFSVPLRMAFKDKVLRDKFNAELDGFVRSSEYRRLEKLYESTNFRAKADGGILMTEMITYLVKVDKLELLDSVLNAFNFSDGFAALSLRLGSNNGREINYKSINGRLTPVDAFSRQGLIYLQRELVQGKGIEEVPLGSITIYSELGSSSSFNENYIPPLSMFESFSETDFNSIKQIYEQLDLNTSSLNFTSQELDWIAQNPVIRVGIDPAALPYEGIQDGEFKGIIADVLSEMSNIVGVQFEPVFVDSWQATIEMLEARELDMVSAAVENKSLNFDYVPSESLFTDQLAVVGHIEQNYGRGLNSMSNMRVGLQYGASNSPSLMEAYPEIDWVELKSSEVGLDLLNRGELDGYIDTTYVINYILNENSYRDLIIVDRLSNTVSPTFHTLKSEPVLGSVVSKAIRAISSSKKQQIINNWATNRVIEKLDYTILFLVVGFSALVLAILFISNRRLKTQMLATNLAELEARQSRNQLFDILNTSSIAAVIVQKGRIKYSNKRAEEQFGLSLDEEDGYLIEKLYADPNERDLIYNKLVRDGRVVDREVEFLREDDTRFTALCSYFQIEYKEQPATLFWSYDISEIKKLNRELADAMVEANIANQTKSAFLANMSHEIRTPMNAIIGMSHLALEEQMNSKAQNYVTKVHQSAQSLLLIINDILDISKIESGKFELEQRPFSLRDTLRHISDVIGFRIFEKDLQFVFNVDGRIPRMVIGDELRLSQVLINLGNNATKFTHEGHVIVGIDGRAHPEDESRFIYHFYVQDTGIGIATDKLDKLFDSFQQADASTTREYGGTGLGLSICKQIIELMGGKIWVESELGKGSVFHFEVEMEVAESNVSLFSTLQPAINTLAKKQVLLLEPDRYTSDAVNMALTSTPISTRVFTQFELLIDELKRSRRDSVTYVSDAALKRNSIREQLAQLRSLTKLVLCTSSDEMAELAQGMRVSVLRRPFVPFEFITTLSGKQEQDSSVALQQQQSAGQILSGQSILLVEDNELNQELVLGLLEPYSLNIDVVENGLLAVEKAQQNRYSLILMDIQMPVLGGYEATRRIREFDHNTPIVAMTANAMVGDQRKAQQVGMNDFVPKPIDVDRLISVMTRLSSNSDANIEIEETEAVQHRVDSLFDPSIGLTTCGQDEYLLLKLLRKFSNNAQQRVNEMIKANKSGDIESAIREAHTLKSTAASIGATQLAGLCASYEQQMEQLGDRLDGLQLEHLKQALTQVLHAVQTYIDDDPNISAPESEQQIELEQSFIDEVDRLKLLLENYDLQSVELIQALKRETDTPEVLARLSQLEDILASYQFEQALSLLREWTE; from the coding sequence GTGCGACCGATATTTTCAATTCTACTGCTACTGTTTTCTAGTTTTTGCTCCCTTTCCACGTTAGCGAATGTCGTACTTTCCGATGATGAACAGGCATGGTTGAACAAAGGTCACAAGGTAAAGGTCGCGGTATTCGATGATCACTACCCCTATATCTTTCGCAATACGAACGGCGAGTATGAGGGGATAGTTAAGGATTACCTGCAATATATTGAAAAGGTCTCTGGCATCGACTTTATCGAGGTGCCACTCACATCGGTCGAGCAAGGTTACACTGGCCTGAAAAATGGTGATTTTGGTGTCTATCCAATGACCTTCGACTTCGAAGGTTCAAATTTGGATATCCAATACACTGAACCCTATCTTCCCTATCACTATTTCATCTTTGTTAATACTCATCAGCCTGTAGATCCTGCAGAGGAGGTTGTTGAGCAGACTAAGCCGACCATGGCAGTGATAAGAGATAGTGCGATTGACCGCTATGTGGCGTCGAAAAGTCTGCCCGTCGAAGTTCGATACTACGACAGCGATAGACAAGCACTTAAGGCGCTAGATAGGGGGGAAGTCGAGTCTTTTGTTGGGGAGAAGGTCTCGGTACTGCGACTGGTACAGGGTTTAAATTTAAAGAATGTAGTCGCTTTGAGACCCACTAATGACCTCTACGGTTTGCGACTGCAGATGGCAGTCAGCGAGGAATCAAACCAGCTCTATTCGATCATCAATAAATCTATAAGCGCCATGCCGTACGATGTTCAAAATGGCATTTTGCAACACTGGTTTGATAATGACCCATTCAAGAACCGTTTGAATGGTTTTATGTATTTCAATCGAGTGCCTTATACCTATGCGGCTGACTCAGGGGTGGGTCTCGAGTACTCTATTATCCAGAGTCTATTTGAGGCTATGGGTTACGATCTTGGACGCATGATCGCTGCGAATAAGGCGGTGAACTTTAAGGATCTACTTTCTATCGATGGGGTGGATTTTGCTGCGGCGCAAACGCCATCCGCCAGTCGTCCAAGATATGATGCCGGTGGTGAGCTTTATTATTCCAGACCGTATCTGACCCAAGATTATCGCCTTATCTCGCGAGCTGGCGAGGAGATACTCTCCCGAGACAACAATCGACAGCTGTTAAAGGATAAAAAAGTCGGTGCGGTTATCGGCACCTTTGATGCGGTCGCGAGTGAGGCGGCTAAGATGTTTCGTAGTCGCTTCGGACAGCCCATCGATAACGAGTATTTTGACCTTAAGAGCGCACTAGAGGCTATCCAATCTGGGGAGGTAGATTACCTGCTGGTGGATTATCGTGAGTACAACGTTTATTTGCACCGAAGCAAGCAAGCCCCACCGCTAGATGCGACTCACGAGTTTATTACTCGCTTCTCTGTACCACTTCGAATGGCCTTCAAAGATAAGGTGCTTAGGGACAAGTTCAATGCTGAGCTAGATGGCTTTGTGCGCAGCTCCGAGTATCGTCGTTTAGAGAAGCTCTACGAGAGCACCAACTTTAGAGCTAAGGCGGATGGTGGCATCTTGATGACTGAGATGATCACCTACCTAGTTAAGGTAGATAAATTGGAATTGTTGGACAGCGTATTAAATGCCTTCAACTTCTCTGATGGTTTTGCTGCGCTCTCGCTGCGCCTAGGCAGCAATAATGGCCGAGAGATCAACTATAAATCCATCAACGGTAGACTGACTCCGGTAGATGCCTTTAGTCGCCAAGGGCTTATCTATCTGCAGCGAGAACTCGTGCAAGGCAAGGGAATAGAGGAAGTGCCACTTGGCAGTATCACTATCTATTCTGAGCTTGGTTCTAGCTCTTCGTTCAACGAAAACTACATTCCACCGCTGAGCATGTTCGAGTCTTTCAGCGAGACAGACTTTAACAGCATAAAGCAGATCTATGAACAGCTAGACCTCAACACCTCAAGCCTCAATTTCACCTCTCAAGAGCTAGATTGGATTGCGCAAAACCCAGTAATTAGAGTGGGGATAGACCCAGCCGCACTGCCTTATGAGGGAATACAAGATGGAGAGTTTAAGGGCATCATTGCCGACGTTCTGTCTGAAATGAGCAATATAGTTGGGGTGCAGTTTGAGCCGGTATTTGTGGACTCATGGCAAGCGACGATAGAAATGCTGGAGGCTCGTGAGCTCGATATGGTTTCTGCTGCAGTAGAAAACAAGAGCCTTAACTTCGACTATGTGCCTAGTGAGTCTCTTTTTACCGATCAGCTTGCCGTTGTCGGTCATATAGAACAAAACTATGGTCGTGGGCTGAACAGCATGTCCAATATGCGAGTGGGCCTGCAGTACGGGGCTTCCAATAGCCCTAGTTTGATGGAAGCCTACCCTGAGATAGACTGGGTTGAGCTTAAGAGCTCTGAGGTGGGGTTAGACCTTCTTAACCGAGGAGAACTCGACGGCTATATCGATACCACTTATGTTATCAATTATATCTTGAACGAGAATTCTTACCGTGACCTCATCATAGTGGATCGCCTGAGTAATACGGTTTCTCCCACCTTTCATACTCTTAAAAGCGAACCAGTGCTAGGGTCCGTGGTTTCCAAGGCGATTCGTGCCATTAGTTCTAGCAAAAAGCAGCAGATCATTAATAACTGGGCGACCAACCGTGTTATCGAGAAGCTGGATTACACTATCTTATTCTTGGTGGTAGGGTTTTCGGCCTTGGTATTGGCGATTCTGTTTATCTCCAATCGACGCTTGAAGACACAGATGCTGGCGACTAACTTGGCAGAGCTTGAGGCGAGACAGAGCCGTAACCAACTGTTCGATATCTTGAATACCTCGAGTATTGCCGCTGTAATTGTGCAAAAAGGACGCATCAAATACAGTAACAAGCGCGCAGAGGAGCAATTTGGCCTTAGCTTGGATGAGGAAGATGGTTATCTGATTGAGAAGCTGTATGCCGACCCTAACGAGAGAGATCTTATCTACAATAAGCTGGTCCGAGATGGCCGGGTTGTGGACAGGGAAGTAGAGTTCTTACGCGAAGACGACACCAGATTTACCGCGCTGTGTAGCTATTTTCAGATTGAATATAAAGAGCAGCCAGCGACGCTATTTTGGAGCTATGACATATCTGAGATCAAGAAACTTAACCGAGAGTTGGCGGATGCCATGGTTGAGGCGAATATCGCTAATCAGACCAAGAGTGCCTTCTTAGCCAATATGAGTCATGAAATACGCACGCCTATGAATGCCATTATCGGTATGTCTCATCTGGCTCTTGAGGAGCAGATGAATAGCAAGGCGCAGAACTATGTGACTAAGGTTCACCAGTCGGCTCAATCGCTACTTTTGATCATCAACGACATCCTCGATATCTCTAAGATTGAGTCCGGAAAGTTCGAGCTAGAACAGCGACCATTTTCCCTGCGCGATACCTTGCGCCATATCTCAGATGTGATCGGTTTTAGGATCTTTGAAAAGGACCTGCAGTTTGTCTTTAATGTGGATGGTCGCATCCCGCGTATGGTGATAGGAGATGAGCTACGGCTTTCTCAAGTACTGATCAACCTAGGCAATAACGCCACCAAGTTTACCCATGAAGGGCATGTGATTGTGGGTATCGATGGTAGAGCGCACCCAGAGGATGAATCGCGATTTATCTATCACTTCTATGTGCAGGATACAGGAATTGGTATCGCCACCGATAAACTGGACAAGCTGTTTGACTCTTTTCAGCAAGCGGACGCCTCAACTACGCGAGAGTATGGCGGTACCGGTCTCGGACTGAGTATCTGCAAACAGATAATCGAGCTTATGGGCGGTAAGATCTGGGTTGAGAGTGAGTTAGGTAAAGGTTCAGTGTTCCATTTCGAGGTAGAGATGGAGGTGGCCGAGAGCAATGTCAGTCTGTTTAGTACACTGCAACCGGCGATAAATACGCTGGCCAAGAAGCAGGTACTCTTGCTTGAGCCAGACAGGTATACCTCAGATGCAGTTAATATGGCGCTGACCAGTACACCTATCTCAACTCGAGTCTTTACCCAGTTTGAGCTGCTGATAGATGAACTGAAAAGGAGTCGTCGCGACTCAGTGACCTATGTATCTGATGCAGCGTTAAAGCGAAATAGTATCCGTGAGCAATTAGCTCAGCTTAGGTCTCTGACTAAGCTTGTATTATGCACCTCAAGTGATGAGATGGCAGAGCTTGCTCAGGGTATGCGGGTGAGTGTGTTGCGTAGGCCATTTGTTCCATTTGAGTTCATCACCACGTTAAGTGGTAAGCAAGAGCAGGACTCTAGTGTTGCTCTGCAGCAACAGCAAAGCGCTGGTCAGATCCTTAGCGGCCAATCCATCCTGCTGGTTGAGGACAATGAGCTTAACCAAGAATTGGTGCTCGGCTTACTCGAGCCATATTCACTCAATATAGATGTGGTGGAAAATGGTCTACTGGCGGTAGAAAAGGCACAGCAAAATAGATACTCCCTCATCTTGATGGATATTCAGATGCCCGTTCTGGGCGGTTATGAGGCGACGCGTCGCATACGAGAATTTGATCACAATACACCGATCGTGGCTATGACCGCTAACGCCATGGTTGGGGATCAAAGAAAGGCACAGCAGGTGGGTATGAATGATTTTGTGCCTAAACCAATCGATGTCGACAGGCTTATTTCGGTAATGACACGCCTTAGCTCGAATAGTGACGCCAATATAGAGATTGAAGAAACAGAAGCCGTTCAGCATAGGGTTGATTCTCTATTTGACCCGAGTATTGGGTTGACGACCTGTGGCCAAGATGAATATCTGCTTTTGAAGCTACTGCGCAAGTTCTCCAATAATGCACAGCAGAGAGTCAATGAGATGATCAAGGCGAATAAGTCGGGTGATATCGAAAGTGCTATTCGTGAGGCGCATACATTGAAAAGTACCGCTGCCAGTATTGGAGCGACTCAATTGGCCGGTTTGTGTGCAAGTTACGAGCAACAGATGGAACAGCTCGGGGACCGACTAGACGGGTTGCAGCTGGAGCATCTTAAACAAGCTCTGACACAAGTATTACACGCTGTTCAAACTTATATCGATGATGACCCTAATATAAGTGCGCCCGAATCGGAGCAACAAATCGAATTAGAACAGTCATTTATTGACGAGGTCGATAGGTTGAAACTACTTTTGGAGAACTATGATCTGCAATCTGTAGAATTGATTCAGGCGTTGAAACGAGAAACGGATACACCTGAGGTGCTGGCTAGATTGTCTCAGCTGGAAGATATCCTAGCCTCGTATCAATTTGAACAGGCGCTCTCTTTGTTGCGTGAGTGGACTGAATAA